One genomic region from Deltaproteobacteria bacterium encodes:
- a CDS encoding YbaB/EbfC family nucleoid-associated protein, with the protein MKITEIMKQAQELQKKLAKQHEELGSKVFEAASGGGMVTVKTNGKGEILSVKLDPEIVAKDDVEMLEDLIVAAVNEALKRVREATQDEMSGMMGNLGLKIPGF; encoded by the coding sequence ATGAAAATAACCGAAATCATGAAACAGGCGCAGGAACTGCAAAAAAAGCTGGCCAAACAACATGAGGAGTTGGGCTCAAAAGTTTTCGAGGCCGCAAGCGGCGGCGGCATGGTGACGGTTAAAACCAATGGAAAGGGAGAGATTCTCTCCGTAAAACTCGATCCGGAGATAGTCGCCAAAGATGACGTCGAGATGCTGGAGGATTTGATTGTCGCCGCCGTCAACGAGGCGTTAAAAAGGGTCCGCGAGGCAACCCAGGACGAAATGTCGGGAATGATGGGAAATTTGGGCCTAAAAATTCCGGGATTTTAA